The Lycium barbarum isolate Lr01 chromosome 9, ASM1917538v2, whole genome shotgun sequence genome has a segment encoding these proteins:
- the LOC132612321 gene encoding aspartic proteinase CDR1-like produces the protein MEINSKASTLFPTLVFLAFFDLSFVFCQKIISNLGRNGFTLDFIHRDSPLSPFYDPSNTPSERLRNAFHRSFSRAFFFKKNSFNGIQSTITPTPADYLMKISIGTPPVDSLVFADTGSDLTWTQCEPCVDCFKQLAPTFNPKNSSSYKTVGCNTKICQEVGYSCKDNTCTYDMSYDEEPESHSGGDLSIETFTFASTYGENVSIPNIVFGCGHANSGMLTNATSGIVGLGGGIVSIVNQMNQEIKGKFSYCLIPLESSTNSNTTSHINFGDNAVVAGPGVISTPLIRSQRFPTYYFLTLESISVGNKTLPFRSSKINSSHQGNIIVDSGTTVTFVPFDFYANLEKLLVASIDATRKDDPAGFFKVCYESKNGTIDAPKIVAHFTNADVELPPTNTITQVQEGLVCFTMMPEDGLVIFGNFAQMNFLIGYDLVANKLSFLPTDCTKY, from the coding sequence ATGGAGATTAATTCTAAAGCTAGCACTCTTTTTCCAACATTAGTCTTTTTAGCTTTCTTtgatctttcttttgttttttgtcaAAAAATAATAAGCAATCTTGGCAGAAATGGCTTCACTCTTGATTTTATCCACCGTGATTCTCCTCTTTCGCCTTTTTATGACCCATCAAACACTCCATCTGAACGCCTTCGAAATGCCTTCCACCGGTCATTTTCTCGGGCTTTCTTCTTCAAGAAAAACTCCTTTAATGGAATCCAATCGACTATTACCCCAACCCCAGCTGATTACCTCATGAAGATCTCAATTGGAACTCCCCCAGTAGACAGTCTTGTCTTTGCTGACACTGGTAGTGACTTGACATGGACACAATGTGAGCCCTGTGTTGATTGCTTCAAACAATTGGCACCTACTTTCAATCCCAAGAATAGCTCGTCTTATAAAACGGTTGGTTGTAACACTAAAATTTGTCAAGAAGTAGGATACTCATGTAAGGATAATACATGTACTTATGACATGAGTTATGATGAGGAACCTGAATCCCATAGCGGGGGTGATCTTTCTATTGAAACTTTCACATTTGCTTCTACTTATGGTGAAAATGTCTCAATTCCTAACATTGTCTTTGGTTGTGGACATGCCAATAGTGGAATGCTCACTAATGCCACTTCTGGAATTGTTGGCTTAGGTGGTGGCATTGTCTCAATTGTcaaccaaatgaatcaagaaatcAAAGGGAAATTCTCCTATTGTTTGATCCCTTTGGAATCATCGACAAATTCCAACACAACTAGTCACATCAACTTTGGTGATAATGCTGTTGTGGCTGGTCCTGGCGTCATTTCAACTCCCTTGATAAGAAGCCAACGGTTTCCAACCTACTATTTTCTAACTTTAGAAAGTATCAGCGTGGGGAATAAGACTCTTCCGTTCAGATCTTCTAAAATCAATTCCAGCCATCAAGGTAACATTATAGTGGATTCTGGCACAACAGTTACATTTGTCCCTTTTGATTTTTACGCAAATCTGGAGAAACTATTGGTGGCTTCGATAGATGCTACTAGGAAGGACGACCCGGCTGGGTTTTTTAAGGTATGTTACGAGTCTAAAAATGGCACTATCGATGCTCCCAAGATTGTTGCACATTTTACGAATGCAGATGTAGAGCTGCCACCCACAAACACAATTACACAAGTGCAAGAAGGTTTGGTTTGTTTCACAATGATGCCTGAGGATGGACTTGTTATTTTTGGGAACTTCGCACAGATGAATTTCTTAATTGGATATGATCTTGTGGCCAACAAACTTTCATTCTTGCCTACTGATTGCACTAAGTACTAA